The Caldisericia bacterium DNA segment AATTCTTGATTTTATGGCACAAGGTGTTTTACCGATACTTATAGGAGAAGCAACAAAATTAACACCTCTTTTGTTTCTTTTACCAAAAGAATATGAAGGAGAAATAACATTTGGAATAAAAACTGATACTGACGACATTTGGGGAAATGTTTTAGATAAAAAAGATTCATCATTTATTAATTATGAAATAATAAATAAAATAAAAAATGAGTTTATTGGAAGATTAACTCAGGTGCCTCCCAAATACTCTGCAAAAAGAGTATCAGGACAAAGAGCATATGAATTAGCAAGAAGAGGAGAGACAGTTGATTTAAAAGAGAAAGATATAGAAATATATCAATTTGAGATTTTAGATTTCGAAGAAAGTGAATTTCCAAAATTAAAAATTAAAGTCCTTTGCTCATCTGGAACATATATGAGAAGTTTAGCAAGAGATATAGGCGAGAAACTCGGTACATATGGAACTCTATCTTATTTGATAAGAACAGCTGTTGGAAAACTTGAACTAAATGATAGTTTTCATCTTTATGAAATAGAAGATATTGTTATAAATAACGATTTAAACAAATTAATAATCCCTATTAGTGATTTTCTTGATTTCATTCCTAAGGTTCAACTTCCACATAAAAAACTTAATTTATTTATTAATGGATCTCAGATAAAATATGAACATCCATTTTTAAAGGGCGGTTTTGTACTTGTTATTGATAGTAATTTTGAGGCTATTGGAATTGGAAAATATATAGAGGAGAGTGGAGTACTAAAACCAATTAGAATATTAAAGACAAATGAAAGTATTTAAAGATTTTGAAATATTAAAAGAACCAATTGCTCTTTCAATTGGAACTTATGATGCAATTCATTTAGGACATCTTGAAATAATCAAGAAAATGAAAGAAAAGAGTTTAAAGACATGTATAATTTCTTTTTATCCTCCACCTTTTATTTTTTTTGGAATTGAAAAAAATGTTTTATTTACTCAAGAAGAAAAAATTAAAATTTTTGAAGAATTAGAGTTGGATTTTTTATTTATTATAAATTTTGATGAAAAAATTAAAAATCTTAAATCTGAAGATTTTATAAAAATACTAACTTCAAATTTAAATATTAAATATTTAATTGTAGGAAAAAATTTTAGATTTGGAAAAGACAAAGATGGAGATAAAGAAAAACTTGATAAATTTAGTAAAAAATATAATTTTATTCTTGAATTAATTGAAGAAAAGAAGATAGGAAAAGAAAAAATAAGTAGTAGTAAAATTAGACATCTTATAAGAATAGGAGATATAGATAGTGCTAATAAAATTTTATATAAGAATTATTTTGTTTTTATAAAAAATAAAAATGATAAATTAGAAGTTGACTCTCTTAAACTCTTACCACCTGATGGAAATTATAAAGTTAAAATAAATAAAAAAGATATGATATTAGAAATAAAAAACAGAAAATTAATTCTTAAAGAAAATGTTGATATAGAGCAACCTATTATAGAGTTTTTAAATAAATTAGGTTAAAACTATTTAAATAAAGAGAAATTTTTGTATAATTTCATTTATAAGAGTGAATTATCAATTTAGGAGGACTTTTTATGGATTTAGATAAAATTTATTCACCTAAAGAAGTCGAAAAAGAAATTTATGAGTTTTGGCTAAATGAAAATATTTTTTTTTCAAATAATAATAGCGAAAAAGAACCATACTCAATAGTCATGCCACCTCCTAATGTTACTGGTTCACTTCATCTCGGTCATGCATTCAATTCTACTCTACAAGATATTATGATTAGATATAAAAAAATGAAAGGCTTTGAAGTATTATGGCTTCCAGGAGTTGATCATGCTGGAATTGCAACACAACTTATGGTTGAAAACGACTTAATTAAAGAGGGAATAACTAAAGAAATTTTAGGAAGAGAAAAATTTCTTGAGAAAGTATGGGAATGGAAAGAAAAATATGGGAACAGAATAGTTGAACAACAAAAAAGATTAGGTATTTATGCTGATTGGTCAAGACATAGATTCACAATGGATGCACAATACCAAAAAGCAGTTCTAAAAGCTTTTGTTGCTCTATATAATGAAGGTTTAATTTACCAGGGAGAATATATGATAAATTGGTGTCCAGTTTGTAAAACATCGCTTTCAGATTTAGAAGTGGAACATATAGAAGAAAAAACAAAACTTTATTATATTAAATATCCATTTAAAAATTCAAATGATTATATTGTTGTTGCTACAACAAGACCTGAAACAATGTTAGGTGATACTGCAGTAGCTGTTAATCCAAAAGATGTAAGATATAAAAACTACATTGGAAAAATTTTAATTTTACCAATAGTTGAAAGAGAAATACCATTAATTGAAGATGAAATTGTTGATATGGAATTTGGTACAGGTGCCGTAAAAGTTACACCAGCACACGATCCAATCGATTACGAAATTGGATTAAAACATAACTTAGATAAAATAAATATTTTAACAGAAGACGGAAAAATTAATAAGAATGGTGGAAAATTTGTAGGTCTTTCTAGATTTGAAGCAAGAGAAAAAATAATTGAAGAATTAAAAAATAAAGGTTATCTCATTGATGTCAAAGATTATGTTCATACTGTTGGAATACATGATAGATGTAAAAATTTAATAGAACCATATATTTCAAAACAATGGTTTGTAAAAATGAAACCACTAGCAGAAAAAGGACTTGAGGCAGTAAGAGATGGAAGAATAAAAATTATTCCTGAAAGATGGCAAAAAGTATATGAAGATTGGTTAGTTAATATTAAAGATTGGTGTATATCAAGACAAATTTGGTGGGGACATAGAATTCCTGTATATTACTGCAAAAATTGCAATAAAATGTATGCAAGTGAAAATGAATTAAATATTTGTCCAGATTGTAAAGGAGAATTAGAAAGAGATAAAGATGTTTTAGACACATGGTTTTCTTCAGGTTTGTGGCCTTTTGCAACTCTTGGCTGGCCAGAAAAAACAAAAGATCTTGAATTTTATTATCCAACGTCTCTTCTTGTAACTGGATATGATATACTTTTTTTCTGGGTAGCAAGAATGGTTATGTTTGGTTTATATTTTATGGGGAGAGAGCCTTTCAAACATGTATTAATTCATGGTTTAATAAGAGATGAAAAGGGAAGAAAAATGAGTAAAACTCTCGGAAATGTTATAGATCCAATAGAACTTATTGAAGAATATGGTGCAGATGCTACAAGATTTACATTTTCTCAACTATTTACGCTTGGTGGGCAAGATGTAAATCTTTCAATCGGAAGAATAAAATTTTCAAGAAATTTTATGAATAAAATTTGGAATTCTGGGAGATTTGTTATTAATTTTCTTAAAAATTATAACCCTGAAGAAAAATTTGAAATTTCTTTAAAAAAAGAAGATAAATGGATTTTATCAAGAATGTATGAATTATCAGATCTTGCTAATAAATATATAGAAAATTATGAATTTGGAGAAATAACAAAAATTTTGTTTGAATTTTACTGGCATGAATTTTGTGATTGGTATATAGAATTATCAAAATTTAGAGAGGATAAAACAAATAAGCATGTATTGTTTACAGTTTTTGTAAATTCTTTAAAACTTTTTCATCCCTTCATTCCTTTCATTACTGAAAAGTTATATAAAATGCTTTTATCTAAAGAAAAAACAATTGTTTCATCAAAGTATCCTGAAAAAGAAGATTTTATATTTGATGAAAACTCTATTGAAGAGTTTAAAACTTTCATGGAGATAAATAAAAGTATAAGAAATTTAAAGAGTGTTTTAAATATACCTTTAAAGAAAAAAGAGAAAGTACATATAAAGTTTAATAAAGAGTTTATAGATTATTGGAAAAATTACATTGAGAAATTATCTTTTTGTGAAATTTTAAGTGAAGAAATAAATTTAAAAAGTATTAAAGATATAGTTCAAGGAGCTGAAATTTTTCTTTACATAGAAGAAGATTATCCTATTGAGGAAAGAATAAAAATTATGGAAAAAGAAATTGAAGCACTTAAAAGAGAGATTTCTTCATTAAAAGATAGGTTAAACAATAAAGATTTTCTCGAAAAAGCACCTTCTGAAGTTATAGAAGAAGTTAAAGAAAAATTGACTGATAATGAGAAAAGATATGAATTACTCTTAATGCATATTGATGAACTAAAAGATTAAATGTTCTCCTATTTTGAAGCACTTGAATTTTTAGGTAAAAGAGAAAGAAGAGGAATTAAACCAGGTTTAGAAAGAATAGAAAGATTATTAAATGCATTAAATAACCCACATCTTAATAAAAATATTATTCATATTGCAGGAACAAAAGGTAAAGGATCTACAGCAACTTTTATTACTAATTTGCTTATATCTCATGGTTTTAAAGTTGGGTTATATACTTCACCACATCTTCAATGTTTCAGAGAAAGAATTTCTATAAATAAACAATTAATCGAATCAAAGTATTTTGGAGAAAATATTTTTGAAATTAAAAAAATTTATGAAAATGACTCAAAATTTTCTGATATAGGAGAACCAACACTATTTGAAATTCTAACTGCTTTAGCATTCAAATATTTTGATGAAAACAATGTTGATTTTATTGTACTTGAAGTGGGATTAGGTGGTAGGTTAGATGCAACTAATGTAATCGAAAAATCTTTAGTTTCAATTATAACTACAATAGATTATGATCATATGGAGATACTTGGTAATACACTAAAACAGATTGCTTTTGAAAAGGCAGGAATAATTAAAAAAAATTGTCCTATTGTTGTTTCAAAACAAAGAGAAGAAGCAATGGAAGTTATAATAAATAGATCAAAAGAGTTAAATTCAGAAATTTTTATTGAAGATAAAGATTTCAAAGTATTTAATATAAATTTTTTAAAAAATAAAACTATTTTCTCATATAAATCTAAAGAGAAAACTTTTGAAGATTTAGAATTAAAATTACTGGGTAGATATCAAGTTTCAAATTCATCTTTAGCCATTAAAGCACTCGAAATATTAGAACTAAATGGTCTAATAAAAATAAATGAAAAAAAATTAAGGAGTGGATTATATAATAGTTTTATTGCAGGAAGAGGTGAAATAATAGAAAAATTTGGTAAAACTTTTATAATTGATGGTTCTCATAATGTAGTATCTATATCAGAACTAAAAGAGTTTATAAAAACATATTTTGATTGTGGTAAAATTAATTTGATTTTTGGTGTTTTGGGAGATAAAGACATCGAGGGAATTTTTAGAGTATTGATACCAATAATAGACAAAGTTATTTTAACTGCTCCAGAAGGAGCAAAAGAAAGAAGAGTATCACCAATAAAACTTGGTGAAATTTATAAAAATTTAAATCCAAAAGGAAATATTTTTATAGCAAAAAATATAAGAGAAGCTTTTGAAGAGTCATTTAGATTTTTTGATAATAAACTAATACTTGTAACTGGTTCTTTTTATGTTGCAGGAGAATTTAGAACACTTTTAAATAAATATAATATTTATTAGGAGGTGATTTTGGGAGAAGTTGTGAATGATATTTTTGAACCATTAATTAAATATACAACTTACTTTTATATTGTTCTTATTCTTTTAAATTTGTTGATTGCATACTGGGCATTTCAAGATTCTAAAAAAAGGGGATTTGGGCCATATTTATGGTTACTTTTAATTCTATTTGGCGGTATAGTATTTCCATTTATTTATAAATTAATCTCAAATCCATCCTGGATATTTCATATACTTTCAATACCAATTGGAGGGTTAATACCTCTTTTAATTTATTTATTAATAAGACCACCATGGACTAAAGAAGAACTTGAGATTGATAGGCTTGAAAGAGAGACCTTACAACTTGAAAGGGAATATTGGGCATATCTTCTATCAAGAGAAAAAGCAAAATGTCCTAATTGTGGAGCACCCGTAAGAGAAAATTATCTTATATGTCCATATTGTAAAACAAAATTAAAAAAAGAGTGTATTTTTTGTGGAAAACCAATAGAAATCGATTGGGACATCTGTCCGTATTGTAGTCATGAACAGAAAAAGAAGGAGGAAAAAGAATAGATGAAGACTTTAACATTTAAAAAAGGAGGGGTTCATCCAGAAGAATCAAAATTGACTAAAAACAAAAAAATAGAGGAATTTATAGATATTGAAGAAGTTATTATACCACTTCATCAACATACTGGTGCTCCAAATGAACCACTTGTAAAAAAAGGAGATTATGTTAAAGTTGGTCAAAAAATAGGTGATTCTAAAGCAAAAGTTTATGCACCAATTCATTCACCAATATCAGGTGAGGTTATTAGTATTGAGAATGTTATTTTACCAACAGGCAAACCGTCTCTTGCAATTAGAATTAAAAATGATAAGAAAGAGGAAAAAATTTTTGAACCTAGAACTTTATCTCAAATTGAATCATTATCTAAAGATGAATTATTGTATATTATTAAAGATGCTGGAATTGTTGGAATGGGCGGTGCAGCGTTTCCAACTCATATAAAACTTTCTCCACCACCTGATAAAAAAATTGAATATATGATTATTAATGGAGCAGAATGTGAACCATTTTTAACTTGTGATTATCAATTAATGATTGAAGAAAGCGAAAATATTGTTAAAGGAATAGAAATATTGAAAAAAATTATTGATCCTAAAAAGATATTTATTGGAATCGAAGACAACAAAATTGAAGCAGCAAAAGAATTAGATAGGTTCATTAAAACAAGCAATCTCGATGGTTCTACTGAAATTGTAATTCTTAAAACAAAATATCCTCAAGGGTCAGAAAAACATTTAATAAAAGCAATTACAGGAAGAGAAGTTCCATCAGGAGGTTTACCTTTTGATATTGGTTGTATTGTTCAAAATGTTCAAACAGTATTTGCAATAAAAGAAGCTGTCTATGATGGAAAACCTTCTATTGAAAGAGTTATAACAGTTAGTGGTTCTGGTGTAAAAGAACAAAAAAATTTAAGAGTAAAAATAGGGACTATTTCAGAAGAAATTATAAAGTATTGTGGTGGTGTAACTCAGAATCTTAAAAAAATAATTTTTGGTGGTCCCATGATGGGATTTTCATCTT contains these protein-coding regions:
- the truB gene encoding tRNA pseudouridine(55) synthase TruB, whose product is MKDILSGIINSFKPPGITSFQFMNTIKKLCKFKKVGHGGILDFMAQGVLPILIGEATKLTPLLFLLPKEYEGEITFGIKTDTDDIWGNVLDKKDSSFINYEIINKIKNEFIGRLTQVPPKYSAKRVSGQRAYELARRGETVDLKEKDIEIYQFEILDFEESEFPKLKIKVLCSSGTYMRSLARDIGEKLGTYGTLSYLIRTAVGKLELNDSFHLYEIEDIVINNDLNKLIIPISDFLDFIPKVQLPHKKLNLFINGSQIKYEHPFLKGGFVLVIDSNFEAIGIGKYIEESGVLKPIRILKTNESI
- a CDS encoding FAD synthetase family protein, yielding MKVFKDFEILKEPIALSIGTYDAIHLGHLEIIKKMKEKSLKTCIISFYPPPFIFFGIEKNVLFTQEEKIKIFEELELDFLFIINFDEKIKNLKSEDFIKILTSNLNIKYLIVGKNFRFGKDKDGDKEKLDKFSKKYNFILELIEEKKIGKEKISSSKIRHLIRIGDIDSANKILYKNYFVFIKNKNDKLEVDSLKLLPPDGNYKVKINKKDMILEIKNRKLILKENVDIEQPIIEFLNKLG
- a CDS encoding valine--tRNA ligase yields the protein MDLDKIYSPKEVEKEIYEFWLNENIFFSNNNSEKEPYSIVMPPPNVTGSLHLGHAFNSTLQDIMIRYKKMKGFEVLWLPGVDHAGIATQLMVENDLIKEGITKEILGREKFLEKVWEWKEKYGNRIVEQQKRLGIYADWSRHRFTMDAQYQKAVLKAFVALYNEGLIYQGEYMINWCPVCKTSLSDLEVEHIEEKTKLYYIKYPFKNSNDYIVVATTRPETMLGDTAVAVNPKDVRYKNYIGKILILPIVEREIPLIEDEIVDMEFGTGAVKVTPAHDPIDYEIGLKHNLDKINILTEDGKINKNGGKFVGLSRFEAREKIIEELKNKGYLIDVKDYVHTVGIHDRCKNLIEPYISKQWFVKMKPLAEKGLEAVRDGRIKIIPERWQKVYEDWLVNIKDWCISRQIWWGHRIPVYYCKNCNKMYASENELNICPDCKGELERDKDVLDTWFSSGLWPFATLGWPEKTKDLEFYYPTSLLVTGYDILFFWVARMVMFGLYFMGREPFKHVLIHGLIRDEKGRKMSKTLGNVIDPIELIEEYGADATRFTFSQLFTLGGQDVNLSIGRIKFSRNFMNKIWNSGRFVINFLKNYNPEEKFEISLKKEDKWILSRMYELSDLANKYIENYEFGEITKILFEFYWHEFCDWYIELSKFREDKTNKHVLFTVFVNSLKLFHPFIPFITEKLYKMLLSKEKTIVSSKYPEKEDFIFDENSIEEFKTFMEINKSIRNLKSVLNIPLKKKEKVHIKFNKEFIDYWKNYIEKLSFCEILSEEINLKSIKDIVQGAEIFLYIEEDYPIEERIKIMEKEIEALKREISSLKDRLNNKDFLEKAPSEVIEEVKEKLTDNEKRYELLLMHIDELKD
- a CDS encoding bifunctional folylpolyglutamate synthase/dihydrofolate synthase, producing MFSYFEALEFLGKRERRGIKPGLERIERLLNALNNPHLNKNIIHIAGTKGKGSTATFITNLLISHGFKVGLYTSPHLQCFRERISINKQLIESKYFGENIFEIKKIYENDSKFSDIGEPTLFEILTALAFKYFDENNVDFIVLEVGLGGRLDATNVIEKSLVSIITTIDYDHMEILGNTLKQIAFEKAGIIKKNCPIVVSKQREEAMEVIINRSKELNSEIFIEDKDFKVFNINFLKNKTIFSYKSKEKTFEDLELKLLGRYQVSNSSLAIKALEILELNGLIKINEKKLRSGLYNSFIAGRGEIIEKFGKTFIIDGSHNVVSISELKEFIKTYFDCGKINLIFGVLGDKDIEGIFRVLIPIIDKVILTAPEGAKERRVSPIKLGEIYKNLNPKGNIFIAKNIREAFEESFRFFDNKLILVTGSFYVAGEFRTLLNKYNIY
- a CDS encoding zinc ribbon domain-containing protein, which produces MGEVVNDIFEPLIKYTTYFYIVLILLNLLIAYWAFQDSKKRGFGPYLWLLLILFGGIVFPFIYKLISNPSWIFHILSIPIGGLIPLLIYLLIRPPWTKEELEIDRLERETLQLEREYWAYLLSREKAKCPNCGAPVRENYLICPYCKTKLKKECIFCGKPIEIDWDICPYCSHEQKKKEEKE
- the rsxC gene encoding electron transport complex subunit RsxC → MKTLTFKKGGVHPEESKLTKNKKIEEFIDIEEVIIPLHQHTGAPNEPLVKKGDYVKVGQKIGDSKAKVYAPIHSPISGEVISIENVILPTGKPSLAIRIKNDKKEEKIFEPRTLSQIESLSKDELLYIIKDAGIVGMGGAAFPTHIKLSPPPDKKIEYMIINGAECEPFLTCDYQLMIEESENIVKGIEILKKIIDPKKIFIGIEDNKIEAAKELDRFIKTSNLDGSTEIVILKTKYPQGSEKHLIKAITGREVPSGGLPFDIGCIVQNVQTVFAIKEAVYDGKPSIERVITVSGSGVKEQKNLRVKIGTISEEIIKYCGGVTQNLKKIIFGGPMMGFSSYTLSIPITKGTSGILLFTDKEIKEYEEYPCIRCGRCADSCPMYLMPMLIDAYSRIEDFDKAKYYGALDCIECGACAYICPSKRHLVQSIRFAKSELLKKK